From a single Nicotiana tomentosiformis chromosome 2, ASM39032v3, whole genome shotgun sequence genomic region:
- the LOC138905555 gene encoding uncharacterized protein gives MAEYEACILGLRLAIDMNAQELLVIGDSDLSVYQVLGEWATKNTKILQYLHYVQELIKRFTKIEFKHVPRIQNEFTDALATLSSMIQHPDKNFIDPIPIGIHKQPAYCAHVEKEIDGNPWFHDIKEYLKNGGYPEHTTHTQKRTLRRLASHFFQSRGNLYRMTPDLHLLMRRCQGGV, from the coding sequence ATGGCGGAATATGAGGCATGCATcctgggactcaggttggccattgacatgaacgctCAGGAGctgctggtaatcggagattcagatcTATCGGTGtaccaggttctaggagaatgggctacgaagaacaccaaaatattacaATATTTGCACTATGTccaagagttgatcaagaggttcacaaagatagaattcaaacatgttccaaggattcaaAATGAGTTTACAGATGCATTAGCcactttgtcttccatgatacaacacccagataagaatttcatcgatcctatcccaataggaattcataagcagccagcttattgtgctcatgttgaaaaagagattgacggaaatccatggttccacgacatcaaggaatactTGAAAAATGGAGGATATCCAGAGCACACTACCCATACTCAGAAGCgcacgcttcgaagattggccaGCCATTTCTTTCAAAGTAGAGGAAATTTGTATAGAATGACTCCTGATTTGCATTTGTTGATgcgtcgatgccaaggaggcgtctag